The following coding sequences lie in one Kribbella sp. NBC_00709 genomic window:
- the lexA gene encoding transcriptional repressor LexA, whose translation MARTPSGSSNDERTGADKAGDKARDRTVSELPDGPADATGLTPRQRRVLDVIRDSVDSRGYPPSMREIGERVGLTSSSSVSHQLRVLEQKGLLRRDPNRPRAIEVRYPGEVDAAARRSALSAVRQTAYDETGAGDAHPDAVYVPMVGQIAAGNPILAEQEIEEVFPLPKAMVGEGTLFMLKVKGESMIDAAICDGDWVVVRQEQTAENGDIVAAMIDGEATVKTFKKTKSEVWLLPHNPAFEPIDGKDAVILGKVVTVLRRV comes from the coding sequence ATGGCCAGGACGCCGAGCGGTTCCAGCAACGACGAGCGCACCGGTGCGGACAAGGCTGGGGACAAGGCTCGGGACCGGACCGTCAGCGAGCTGCCCGACGGGCCGGCCGACGCGACCGGCCTGACCCCGCGCCAGCGCCGCGTGCTGGACGTGATCCGCGATTCGGTGGACAGCCGGGGGTACCCGCCGTCGATGCGCGAGATCGGTGAGCGGGTCGGACTGACCAGCTCCTCGTCGGTGTCACACCAGCTCCGCGTGCTCGAGCAGAAGGGTCTGCTCCGCCGCGATCCCAACCGCCCCAGGGCCATCGAGGTCCGCTACCCGGGCGAGGTCGACGCCGCGGCCCGGCGGTCGGCGCTCAGTGCGGTGCGGCAGACGGCGTACGACGAGACCGGGGCCGGTGACGCGCACCCGGACGCGGTCTACGTCCCGATGGTCGGCCAGATCGCCGCCGGTAACCCGATCCTCGCCGAGCAGGAGATCGAAGAGGTCTTTCCGTTGCCCAAGGCAATGGTCGGCGAGGGCACGCTGTTCATGCTGAAGGTCAAGGGTGAGTCGATGATCGACGCGGCCATCTGCGACGGCGACTGGGTGGTCGTCCGGCAGGAGCAGACCGCGGAGAACGGCGACATCGTGGCCGCGATGATCGACGGCGAGGCGACCGTGAAGACGTTCAAGAAGACCAAGTCCGAGGTGTGGTTGCTACCACACAACCCGGCGTTCGAGCCGATCGACGGCAAGGACGCGGTCATTCTCGGAAAGGTCGTAACAGTTCTGCGCCGAGTCTGA